The following are encoded in a window of Solidesulfovibrio magneticus RS-1 genomic DNA:
- a CDS encoding PulJ/GspJ family protein: MSASRRHESGFTLVEVLLALLIGALVMLGSYSVTSQVIGLSDDVRSNLAAEDALDILRIALDNDLGSIIWVESTIRRAAESMAFSGGRQETALSGLDEEVILSLASAAVLAPDAPFPSHAFNRVTYLLRKPPGKDGEKTDTRQLVRRELPAATLAWRDPARPSAHETVLLETVSACAIQFFDQSAALTTWDSQARVQARQSPLPTQVRLQGEAVLGGKTRRFEVRSALPFRNLAVGEGR; the protein is encoded by the coding sequence ATGAGCGCCTCGCGCCGGCACGAATCCGGCTTCACCCTGGTCGAGGTGCTCCTGGCCCTGCTCATCGGGGCCCTGGTCATGCTGGGTTCCTATTCCGTCACCTCCCAGGTCATCGGCCTGTCCGACGACGTCAGGTCCAACCTGGCCGCCGAGGACGCCCTCGATATCCTGCGTATCGCCTTGGACAACGATCTGGGATCGATCATCTGGGTCGAATCCACCATACGGAGGGCTGCCGAAAGCATGGCCTTTTCCGGCGGCCGCCAGGAAACGGCCCTCTCGGGGCTGGACGAGGAAGTCATCCTCTCCCTGGCCAGCGCCGCCGTCCTGGCCCCGGACGCGCCGTTTCCCTCCCACGCCTTCAACCGGGTCACCTATCTCTTGCGCAAGCCGCCAGGGAAAGACGGGGAAAAAACGGACACGCGCCAGCTCGTGCGTCGGGAACTGCCCGCCGCCACCCTGGCTTGGCGGGACCCCGCCCGACCCAGCGCCCACGAAACCGTGCTCTTGGAGACCGTCTCCGCTTGCGCCATCCAGTTTTTCGACCAGAGCGCCGCGTTGACGACCTGGGACAGCCAGGCACGCGTACAAGCCCGCCAATCTCCGTTGCCGACCCAGGTCCGGTTGCAGGGAGAGGCCGTCCTTGGCGGCAAGACGCGCCGTTTCGAGGTCCGCTCGGCCTTGCCGTTCCGCAACCTTGCCGTGGGGGAAGGGCGATGA
- the gspG gene encoding type II secretion system major pseudopilin GspG — protein MRAALFAARRSRRPHRLDAAGFTLIELMVVIVILGVLAGLVLPRIVDQPDKARVVKAKTQIEALSMALKQYKLDNGFYPSTEQGLRALREKPSIGRVPQNYPPKGYLDSLPKDPWGRDYVYLCPGEHGDFDLISLGADSQEGGEGVDADVKSWELGG, from the coding sequence ATGCGCGCCGCCCTCTTCGCCGCCCGCCGGTCCCGTCGCCCCCATCGCCTTGATGCGGCCGGATTCACCCTTATTGAACTCATGGTGGTCATCGTCATCCTCGGCGTCCTGGCCGGGCTTGTCCTGCCGCGCATCGTGGACCAGCCCGACAAGGCCCGGGTGGTCAAGGCCAAGACGCAGATCGAGGCCCTGTCCATGGCGCTCAAACAGTACAAACTCGACAACGGCTTTTATCCCAGCACCGAGCAGGGCTTGAGAGCGCTTCGGGAGAAGCCGTCCATCGGCCGGGTGCCCCAGAACTATCCGCCCAAGGGCTACCTCGACTCCCTGCCCAAGGATCCCTGGGGCCGCGACTACGTCTACCTGTGCCCGGGCGAGCATGGCGACTTCGACCTCATTTCCCTGGGGGCCGACAGCCAGGAAGGCGGCGAAGGCGTGGACGCCGACGTCAAGAGCTGGGAGCTTGGCGGCTGA
- a CDS encoding tRNA (cytidine(34)-2'-O)-methyltransferase, with protein MIELVLVAPEIPQNAGSVARLCAAAKTPLHFIKPLGFSLADRYLKRAGLDYWPHVNLTVWEDFPSFAAARAGRRLVAATAGNRGHAAVPHHRFPFEADDILLFGTESSGLSEEVLAAAHRLVTIPIWGQVRSLNVANAASVVLYEALSRVGVLDAVAAPLEKSE; from the coding sequence GTGATCGAACTGGTCCTGGTCGCCCCGGAAATTCCCCAGAACGCTGGCAGCGTGGCCCGGCTGTGCGCCGCCGCCAAGACGCCGCTGCATTTTATCAAGCCCCTGGGCTTCTCCCTGGCCGACCGCTACCTCAAGCGGGCCGGCCTCGACTACTGGCCCCACGTGAACCTGACGGTCTGGGAGGACTTCCCCTCCTTCGCCGCCGCCCGGGCCGGCCGGCGGCTGGTGGCCGCCACCGCCGGCAACCGGGGTCACGCCGCAGTACCCCATCACCGTTTTCCCTTCGAGGCCGACGACATCCTGCTGTTCGGCACGGAATCCAGCGGCCTGTCCGAAGAAGTCCTGGCCGCCGCCCACCGGCTGGTCACCATCCCCATCTGGGGCCAGGTGCGCAGCCTCAACGTGGCCAACGCCGCCTCGGTGGTGCTCTACGAGGCGCTCTCGCGGGTCGGCGTTCTGGACGCCGTGGCCGCCCCCCTGGAAAAAAGCGAATAA
- a CDS encoding 3-dehydroquinate synthase, with protein MTVAIAQHIAPTFDFPVVFTRKAFDPANAVLADILARAGAGPRKVGVVCDAGLVAADPGLPGRVTAYAAAHGDVMALVEAPLVLPGGEVAKADLAVVQAVWELTFRGKLCRQSFVLAIGGGAFLDAAGFGAATAHRGVRLIRMPTTVLAQNDAGVGVKNGINYFGRKNYIGAFAPPYAVVNDHALLATLPRRDVLAGLAEAVKVALVRDPLFFARLVELAPRLAAGDDEALFEANVRCAEAHLQHIAGGGDPFELGSARPLDFGHWSAHALEEATRGELRHGEAVAVGIALDTLYSCRTGLLSRAEAEQALSLLDALGLAVWHPALADLDMAAAIEAFREHLGGRLHLSMLTGLGQRIEVHAVDAPQLEAARAELAGRQ; from the coding sequence ATGACCGTCGCCATTGCCCAGCATATCGCGCCCACGTTCGATTTTCCCGTGGTCTTCACCCGTAAGGCCTTTGACCCCGCCAATGCCGTCCTGGCCGACATCCTGGCCCGGGCCGGAGCAGGGCCGCGCAAAGTCGGCGTGGTCTGCGACGCCGGCCTGGTCGCCGCCGACCCCGGCCTGCCCGGCCGCGTCACTGCCTATGCCGCCGCCCACGGCGACGTCATGGCCCTGGTCGAAGCGCCGCTTGTCCTGCCCGGGGGCGAGGTGGCCAAGGCCGATTTGGCCGTGGTCCAGGCCGTGTGGGAGCTGACCTTCCGGGGCAAACTGTGCCGCCAGTCCTTTGTGCTGGCCATCGGCGGCGGGGCCTTTCTCGACGCCGCCGGCTTCGGCGCGGCTACCGCCCACCGGGGCGTGCGGCTCATCCGCATGCCCACAACCGTCCTGGCCCAGAACGACGCCGGCGTGGGCGTCAAAAACGGCATCAATTATTTCGGCCGCAAGAACTACATCGGCGCTTTCGCCCCGCCGTACGCGGTGGTCAACGACCATGCCCTGTTGGCCACGCTGCCCCGGCGCGACGTGCTGGCCGGACTGGCCGAGGCGGTCAAGGTCGCCTTGGTGCGCGATCCGCTCTTTTTCGCCCGTCTGGTCGAGCTGGCCCCCAGGCTCGCCGCCGGCGACGACGAGGCGCTGTTCGAAGCCAACGTGCGCTGTGCCGAGGCCCATTTGCAGCATATCGCCGGCGGCGGCGACCCCTTCGAACTCGGTTCGGCCCGGCCGCTGGATTTCGGCCACTGGTCGGCCCATGCCCTGGAAGAGGCCACCCGGGGCGAGCTGCGCCACGGCGAGGCCGTGGCCGTGGGCATTGCCCTGGATACCCTCTATTCCTGCCGCACCGGCCTGCTCTCCCGGGCCGAAGCCGAGCAGGCGCTGTCCCTGCTCGACGCCCTGGGCCTGGCCGTGTGGCATCCGGCCCTGGCCGACCTCGACATGGCCGCAGCCATCGAAGCCTTCCGCGAACACCTCGGCGGCCGGCTCCACCTATCCATGCTGACCGGCCTTGGTCAACGCATCGAAGTTCACGCCGTCGATGCGCCCCAACTCGAAGCCGCCCGCGCCGAACTGGCGGGAAGGCAATAA
- a CDS encoding type II secretion system F family protein encodes MPVYEYAAVDAKGRVKQGIVTAESQQAARIALRAKRLFVTSLAEATSGATARGRGETASLPFFARRMGRGELLAATQVLATLLEAGLPLDKALAALIEQMRAGRGKWVFSHILERIREGQDFSTALAAYPAVFPPTYVSMVRSAEATGMLPIVLGNLAEYLDRQTQLARTLQAALAYPAFMFVFGLAVMALLLAYVIPEVTRIFVDLRRALPLPTVILIAASDFVRAWWPFLLGGLVGLVLAVHRTLRTRRGRALADRLTLALPVVGPIARNAATARLARTLGTCLDQGVTMLSALRIAGSVSGNMVFEQAMERIRDEASQGGGLTDPMREADIFPPIALQLVSAGEQSGRLGELLVGLARMLENDVNARINSASSLFEPVMILLLGGMVGLMVLAVLLPIFEMSSLIG; translated from the coding sequence ATGCCCGTCTACGAATACGCCGCCGTCGATGCCAAGGGCCGCGTCAAACAAGGCATCGTCACCGCCGAAAGCCAGCAAGCCGCGAGAATCGCGCTACGGGCCAAGCGACTTTTCGTCACTTCCCTGGCCGAGGCCACCTCGGGCGCAACGGCCCGGGGTCGCGGCGAGACAGCCTCCCTGCCGTTTTTCGCCCGCCGCATGGGCCGGGGCGAACTGCTCGCCGCCACACAGGTGCTGGCCACGCTGCTGGAAGCCGGACTCCCCCTGGACAAGGCCCTGGCCGCCCTCATCGAGCAGATGCGCGCCGGCCGGGGCAAATGGGTCTTTTCCCACATCCTGGAACGCATCCGCGAAGGCCAGGACTTTTCCACCGCCCTGGCCGCCTATCCGGCCGTGTTCCCGCCCACCTACGTCAGCATGGTGCGTTCGGCCGAGGCCACGGGCATGTTGCCCATCGTGCTTGGCAACCTGGCCGAATACCTCGACCGCCAGACCCAGCTGGCCCGCACCCTGCAAGCCGCCCTGGCCTACCCGGCCTTCATGTTCGTCTTCGGCCTGGCCGTCATGGCCCTGCTTTTGGCCTACGTCATCCCCGAGGTCACCCGCATCTTCGTGGACCTGCGCCGCGCCCTGCCCCTGCCCACCGTCATCCTCATCGCGGCCAGCGACTTCGTGCGGGCCTGGTGGCCTTTCCTCCTCGGCGGGCTGGTCGGGCTGGTCCTGGCCGTTCACCGCACGCTGCGCACCAGGCGCGGCCGGGCCCTGGCCGACCGCCTGACCCTCGCCCTGCCCGTGGTCGGCCCCATCGCCCGCAATGCGGCCACGGCCCGCCTGGCCCGAACCCTGGGCACCTGTCTCGACCAGGGCGTGACCATGCTTTCCGCCCTGCGCATCGCCGGATCGGTGTCGGGCAACATGGTGTTCGAACAGGCCATGGAGCGCATCCGCGACGAGGCCAGCCAGGGCGGGGGGCTCACCGACCCTATGCGCGAGGCCGACATCTTCCCGCCCATCGCCCTCCAGCTCGTCTCGGCCGGCGAGCAAAGCGGACGACTGGGCGAACTGCTCGTCGGCCTGGCCCGGATGCTTGAAAACGACGTCAACGCCCGCATCAATAGCGCCAGCTCGCTTTTTGAACCCGTCATGATCCTGTTGCTCGGCGGCATGGTCGGCCTTATGGTGCTGGCGGTGCTGCTGCCCATCTTCGAAATGAGCAGCCTGATCGGCTGA
- a CDS encoding type IV pilus modification PilV family protein, translated as MSNRPERSRPSPQSGQALLETLIAVAIMAIALVSLLAGLARLQDKRLDAARARRAAFLAQGKMLDILAAGPANLNNASGTFPAPDTDYAFSVEIGGTRGERLRLVSVTVRATGSERLQVRLARLEPGP; from the coding sequence ATGAGCAACCGCCCGGAGCGTTCGCGCCCGTCGCCGCAATCCGGCCAGGCCCTGCTCGAAACCCTGATCGCCGTGGCCATCATGGCCATTGCCCTGGTGTCGCTGTTGGCCGGTCTGGCCCGGCTCCAGGACAAACGTCTGGACGCCGCCCGGGCCAGGCGGGCCGCCTTCCTGGCCCAAGGTAAAATGCTGGATATCCTGGCCGCCGGCCCGGCCAACCTCAACAACGCCTCGGGCACGTTCCCCGCTCCCGACACGGACTACGCCTTTAGCGTGGAGATCGGTGGCACCCGGGGCGAGCGGCTGCGCCTTGTGTCGGTCACCGTGCGCGCCACCGGCTCCGAGCGCCTGCAAGTCCGGCTGGCCCGGCTGGAGCCCGGGCCATGA
- a CDS encoding tetratricopeptide repeat protein: MGKGRKRAAAAMALGLALLVARPAVAATSSLSSLGGLASGNDAAYANAAAAMTDNNYPSALAYLTESIAAYPDNGEAYLARARVDLVLDVPSQAVSDASQGLALLRASDTCDQFLPGESPILDVATAYGSAYGYPGSSLYGLGSGSLLSGTSLYGMSSLGGLSGLGSTTSGTTASGSTTSSGTSTAGTATGSGPVSTSTTTDTSGSTTTSSTSGTTTSSASANQFASSAGSQKLPVSEDLTDKDKEKNETLNEYNETLVQMAMYSSYCGGIYLNNKDKLVTGYILLGDAYLAQGSYASAQLAYKAALAVDEDNAKATGGLGLAYIGLGAGSAALSELNLAVAYGPGEPSVYVDRGTYYASIGDPERAMEEYNTALSLDAAYARAYDAIGRLRYDAGLYRDAIANYDKALAIQPYYVAALKHRAAAWTALAAAEPANSAAYTQKAQDDLNEAASLQALVTTAATATNSSSSWYTPSTTSSLSSTTTTTTTTTTTLDSGVR; encoded by the coding sequence ATGGGCAAGGGACGAAAACGCGCTGCGGCGGCCATGGCCCTGGGTCTGGCCCTTCTGGTCGCCCGACCGGCCGTTGCGGCCACGTCTTCCCTGTCCTCTCTCGGCGGGCTGGCGTCAGGCAATGACGCCGCCTACGCCAACGCCGCCGCCGCCATGACGGACAACAATTATCCTTCGGCCCTGGCCTATCTGACCGAATCCATCGCGGCTTATCCCGACAATGGCGAGGCCTATCTGGCCCGGGCGCGGGTCGATCTGGTCTTGGACGTGCCGTCCCAGGCCGTGTCCGACGCCAGCCAGGGCTTGGCCCTGCTTCGCGCTTCCGACACCTGCGACCAGTTCTTGCCGGGCGAAAGCCCCATTCTCGACGTCGCCACAGCTTACGGCTCCGCGTACGGCTATCCCGGTTCTTCCCTCTACGGCCTTGGCTCGGGCAGCCTCTTAAGCGGGACGTCCCTGTACGGCATGAGTTCCCTTGGCGGTCTGTCCGGCCTTGGTTCGACCACTTCCGGCACGACCGCCTCCGGCTCGACCACGAGTTCCGGCACGAGCACGGCCGGCACGGCCACCGGCTCCGGCCCGGTCTCGACCAGCACGACCACGGACACGTCCGGCTCGACCACCACGTCGTCCACTTCGGGAACGACGACCTCCTCGGCCAGCGCCAACCAGTTCGCTTCTTCCGCCGGCAGTCAGAAACTGCCCGTGTCCGAGGATTTGACGGACAAGGACAAGGAAAAAAACGAGACGCTTAACGAATACAACGAAACCCTGGTCCAAATGGCCATGTATTCGTCCTATTGCGGCGGCATTTATCTCAATAACAAGGATAAGCTTGTCACCGGCTACATTCTGCTCGGCGACGCTTATCTGGCCCAGGGCAGCTATGCCTCGGCCCAGCTGGCCTACAAGGCCGCCCTGGCCGTGGACGAGGACAACGCCAAGGCCACAGGCGGCCTGGGGCTGGCCTACATCGGCCTTGGCGCGGGGTCGGCCGCCCTGTCCGAGCTGAATCTGGCCGTGGCCTACGGCCCGGGCGAACCGAGCGTCTATGTGGACCGGGGCACCTACTATGCCTCCATTGGCGACCCCGAACGGGCCATGGAAGAGTACAACACGGCGTTGTCCCTGGACGCAGCCTACGCCCGGGCCTACGACGCCATCGGCCGGTTGCGCTACGACGCCGGCCTCTACAGGGACGCCATCGCCAACTACGACAAGGCCTTGGCCATCCAGCCTTATTATGTGGCCGCCCTCAAGCACCGGGCCGCCGCCTGGACGGCCCTGGCCGCTGCCGAGCCGGCGAACAGCGCGGCCTACACCCAAAAGGCCCAGGATGACCTGAACGAGGCGGCCTCGCTGCAGGCGCTCGTGACCACGGCCGCCACGGCCACCAACAGCTCCAGTTCCTGGTATACGCCCTCGACCACGTCCTCACTCTCTTCGACGACCACCACGACCACTACAACGACCACGACCCTGGACAGCGGCGTCCGCTGA
- the gspK gene encoding type II secretion system minor pseudopilin GspK, whose product MRADHSRGAVLLFVLALVALLASLAVTTIRTAQVEVFAAYGGIYAKQARATAESGLLAAAAVLLPARPADSDNLTQDWAFFPDLANYPGASFLDGHISGRIEDESGKFPVNAMHPGLSNHAAYQAVFLRLLTGEALALPEDRAKALLAALVDWLDADDQPGAGGAEDAAYAAAQFPYHVRNNSLDTLGELLLIQGFSRDLLHGRGDRAGLMSLLTVWGSGLINVNTAPLPVLAALPSGLNAAQAAALARSLDAYRRDPVRQSELASLEWLAKAAGSHNGQWPTTLLATRSLYYAVTLEGRSGAATARLFAVLKRDQPRQSGKPPSCTVLYRELR is encoded by the coding sequence ATGAGGGCCGACCATTCCCGAGGCGCGGTGCTGCTCTTCGTCCTGGCCCTGGTGGCGCTTTTGGCTTCCCTGGCCGTGACCACCATCCGCACGGCCCAGGTCGAGGTTTTCGCGGCCTATGGCGGCATCTACGCCAAACAGGCCCGGGCCACGGCCGAATCCGGGCTGCTGGCCGCCGCCGCCGTGTTGCTGCCGGCCCGGCCCGCTGACTCCGACAACCTGACCCAGGATTGGGCATTTTTCCCTGATCTAGCCAACTATCCCGGGGCAAGCTTCCTGGACGGCCACATAAGCGGCCGCATCGAGGACGAAAGCGGCAAGTTTCCGGTCAACGCCATGCACCCCGGCCTTTCCAACCATGCCGCCTATCAGGCCGTCTTCCTGCGCCTATTGACCGGAGAGGCGCTGGCCCTGCCCGAAGACCGGGCCAAGGCCTTGCTGGCCGCCCTGGTCGACTGGCTCGACGCCGACGACCAGCCAGGGGCAGGCGGCGCGGAAGACGCCGCCTACGCCGCCGCCCAGTTTCCTTACCATGTCCGCAACAACTCCCTGGACACCCTGGGCGAACTGTTACTGATCCAAGGCTTTTCCCGCGACCTGCTGCACGGCCGGGGCGACCGGGCGGGACTCATGTCCCTGCTCACCGTCTGGGGCAGCGGCCTTATAAACGTCAACACCGCCCCGCTCCCCGTGCTGGCCGCCCTGCCCTCCGGCCTAAACGCCGCCCAGGCTGCCGCCCTGGCTCGCAGCCTGGACGCCTATCGCCGCGATCCGGTGCGCCAAAGCGAGCTGGCCAGCCTCGAATGGCTGGCCAAGGCCGCCGGCTCGCACAACGGCCAATGGCCGACCACGCTACTCGCCACGCGCAGCCTCTACTACGCCGTCACCCTTGAAGGCCGTTCGGGTGCGGCCACCGCCCGGCTTTTCGCCGTGCTCAAACGTGACCAACCCCGCCAGTCAGGCAAGCCCCCTTCCTGCACGGTGCTGTACCGGGAGTTGCGCTAA
- a CDS encoding PaaI family thioesterase, translating into MDMQWFLDRDRFAQMLGIRIVEARPGYAKTAMDLTDDHRNGAGVAHGGAIFSLADLAFAVASNAHGKLSLAVAASIAYVKAGLGSTLYAEATEISLGNKMATYAVTISNDMDDVIASFQGTVYRKDVPYTRETA; encoded by the coding sequence ATGGACATGCAGTGGTTTCTCGACCGCGACCGGTTCGCCCAGATGCTTGGCATCCGCATCGTCGAGGCCCGGCCCGGCTACGCCAAGACGGCCATGGACCTCACCGACGACCATCGCAACGGGGCCGGCGTGGCCCACGGCGGGGCGATCTTCAGCCTGGCCGACCTGGCCTTTGCCGTGGCCTCCAATGCCCACGGCAAACTGAGCCTGGCCGTGGCCGCCTCCATTGCCTACGTCAAGGCCGGCCTGGGTTCCACCCTCTACGCCGAGGCCACCGAAATCTCCCTTGGCAATAAAATGGCCACCTACGCCGTGACCATCAGCAACGACATGGACGATGTCATCGCCAGCTTCCAGGGCACGGTCTACCGCAAGGACGTCCCCTACACCCGGGAGACGGCGTGA
- the eboE gene encoding metabolite traffic protein EboE: MEPVTYCTNIHPGESFGEICQGLWDHAPAVAAAVCPDRPFPVGLRLSGRASLECDAEAARAFAGELAARNLAVRTINGFPYGRFHDVPVKEAVYRPDWRDPERAAYALRLARLLAGWLPEGATGAISTVPLGFRQGFPDADLPAVYASLRGVLAALAALHEETGRRIRLAVEAEPGCRIETTAEMAAFFEAVDAPPRHMAHLCVCYDCCHQALQYEDPAESLALLAARGIEVGQVQVSSALHLDGGDLTQLACFVEPVYLHQAVARLQGGELVRFDDLPKALAARLSGVESWRVHFHMPIFIESLPQCATTQAFLRQALPLFPPDTPLEVETYTWSVLPPQLTAGGVTQSIIREIAWAEAARRA, from the coding sequence ATGGAACCTGTCACCTACTGCACGAACATCCATCCCGGCGAGAGCTTTGGCGAGATTTGCCAAGGCTTGTGGGACCACGCCCCGGCGGTGGCCGCCGCCGTCTGCCCGGACCGGCCCTTTCCCGTGGGGCTGCGGCTGTCGGGCCGGGCCAGCCTGGAGTGCGACGCCGAGGCGGCCCGGGCCTTTGCCGGGGAACTGGCCGCCCGTAACCTGGCCGTTCGCACCATCAACGGCTTTCCCTACGGCCGCTTCCACGACGTGCCGGTCAAGGAGGCCGTCTACCGGCCCGACTGGCGCGATCCCGAGCGCGCCGCCTATGCCCTGCGCCTGGCCCGGCTCCTGGCCGGCTGGCTGCCCGAGGGCGCGACCGGCGCCATCTCCACCGTGCCCCTGGGCTTTCGCCAGGGCTTTCCCGACGCCGACCTGCCGGCGGTCTACGCTTCTCTGCGCGGCGTCCTGGCCGCCCTGGCCGCGCTCCATGAAGAAACCGGCCGGCGTATCCGCTTGGCCGTGGAGGCCGAACCCGGCTGCCGCATCGAGACCACCGCCGAGATGGCCGCCTTTTTCGAGGCCGTGGACGCGCCGCCCAGGCACATGGCCCATCTGTGCGTGTGCTATGACTGCTGCCATCAGGCCCTGCAATACGAGGACCCGGCCGAGTCCCTGGCCTTGCTCGCCGCACGCGGCATCGAGGTGGGGCAGGTGCAGGTGTCCTCGGCCCTGCACCTCGACGGCGGCGATCTGACGCAGCTTGCCTGTTTCGTGGAGCCGGTCTATCTGCACCAGGCCGTGGCCCGACTGCAGGGCGGTGAGCTGGTCCGGTTCGACGATCTGCCAAAGGCCCTGGCCGCGCGCCTTTCGGGCGTCGAATCCTGGCGCGTGCATTTCCACATGCCCATTTTCATCGAGTCCTTGCCGCAGTGCGCCACAACCCAGGCCTTTTTGCGCCAGGCCTTGCCGCTGTTTCCCCCGGACACGCCGCTGGAAGTGGAGACTTACACCTGGAGCGTGCTGCCGCCCCAACTGACGGCCGGGGGCGTCACGCAGTCCATCATCCGGGAGATTGCCTGGGCCGAGGCGGCCAGACGGGCCTGA
- the gspM gene encoding type II secretion system protein GspM — MKRELPHPLLLAAGGLAVLVGLYLWVVVPVTDGLDARKRRLAEAGRGLEEAKRLAGQLAALGQAPAAASVPDGFSLFSLVEGVASREGAKGNVEFMRPANRDLGGGRREAAVDLRLAGLGMDKLLAFLQQVEDPARGIRIRQLILTPSSKGGIDADLSVAMPQSADKGR; from the coding sequence GTGAAACGCGAGCTGCCCCACCCCCTGCTCCTGGCCGCCGGCGGACTGGCTGTCCTTGTCGGCCTGTACCTGTGGGTCGTCGTTCCCGTCACGGACGGTCTAGACGCCCGCAAACGCCGGCTGGCCGAGGCCGGGCGCGGTCTGGAGGAAGCCAAGCGGCTGGCCGGACAGCTCGCCGCCCTGGGCCAGGCCCCGGCCGCAGCCTCCGTGCCGGACGGCTTCTCGCTGTTTTCCCTGGTGGAAGGCGTGGCCAGCCGGGAAGGGGCCAAGGGCAACGTGGAATTCATGCGCCCGGCCAATCGCGACCTCGGCGGCGGCCGCCGGGAAGCGGCCGTGGATCTACGCCTGGCCGGCCTTGGCATGGACAAACTCCTGGCCTTCCTGCAACAGGTCGAAGACCCGGCGCGCGGCATCCGCATCCGCCAGCTCATCCTCACCCCGTCGTCCAAGGGCGGCATCGACGCCGACCTGTCCGTGGCCATGCCCCAGTCAGCCGACAAAGGGCGGTAA
- a CDS encoding GspH/FimT family pseudopilin: MAPRRAAGFTLVELTIVLVVMGIAAGLAIPQLAGLFSRESEKSLARQLAGLLTRARTEAIVTGRPFVVTLDWARGEARLKPLPESGSPVPAGRDGRKNAERSKAAVAKDAPGNLPDPSGASRPPVVVPPTKIADKARPGLLLTPQGRFRQPESLELVVTPQGLCQPVFARLAAAGGSEAAVVVDPVGCRVSLLTADLEAAQARFEKSLGLLDPPWSGVVRPADAP; the protein is encoded by the coding sequence GTGGCCCCGCGCCGCGCCGCCGGCTTCACCCTGGTGGAGCTGACCATCGTGCTGGTCGTCATGGGCATTGCCGCCGGCCTGGCCATCCCCCAACTGGCCGGCCTGTTTTCCCGCGAAAGCGAGAAATCCCTGGCCCGCCAACTGGCCGGCCTGCTGACCCGGGCCAGGACCGAGGCCATCGTCACCGGCCGACCCTTTGTCGTGACCCTGGACTGGGCCAGGGGCGAAGCCCGACTGAAACCGCTGCCCGAGTCCGGTTCGCCGGTGCCGGCCGGGCGTGACGGCCGCAAAAACGCCGAGCGCTCCAAGGCCGCCGTGGCCAAGGACGCGCCCGGGAACCTGCCGGACCCGTCCGGCGCGTCCCGGCCGCCCGTCGTCGTCCCGCCGACCAAAATCGCCGACAAGGCCCGGCCGGGCCTGCTCCTTACGCCCCAGGGCCGGTTCAGACAGCCCGAATCCCTGGAGCTGGTCGTGACCCCGCAGGGCCTGTGCCAGCCGGTCTTTGCCCGCTTGGCCGCCGCCGGAGGCAGCGAGGCGGCGGTGGTGGTCGATCCCGTGGGCTGCCGCGTGAGCCTGCTGACCGCCGACCTGGAAGCGGCCCAGGCCCGGTTCGAAAAATCTCTGGGGCTGCTCGATCCGCCCTGGTCCGGGGTGGTTCGGCCGGCGGACGCACCATGA